The Streptomyces sp. NBC_00440 genome contains a region encoding:
- a CDS encoding thioesterase family protein — MAQASIGDSEFDRDTAVTRREEGVYDAELSAGWTIIQAVNGGYLLALMGRALGDALPHPDPFSVSAHYVTASRPGPAVIRTQTVRSGRTLSTGQASLFQYEEDGTEVERIRVLASYGDLDALSDDVRTTAKPPSIPPIEHCLGSGDGPAPIPGSSAITDRLMLKLDPATCGWAVGAPSGKGEMRAWFGLSDGRDADPLSLLLTVDALPPTAFELGIKGWVPTVELTAHVRCRPAPGPLRVSIVTRNLAGGFLEEDAEVWDSADRLVAQSRQLALAPRG; from the coding sequence ATGGCACAGGCATCCATCGGGGACAGTGAGTTCGACCGCGACACCGCAGTCACCCGTCGTGAAGAAGGCGTCTACGACGCGGAGCTCTCCGCGGGCTGGACCATCATCCAGGCGGTCAACGGCGGATATCTGCTGGCCCTGATGGGCCGCGCCCTCGGCGATGCGCTCCCGCACCCCGACCCGTTCTCGGTCTCCGCGCACTATGTGACCGCCTCCCGTCCGGGCCCCGCGGTGATCCGTACCCAGACCGTCCGCAGCGGCCGCACGCTCTCCACCGGCCAGGCGTCGCTCTTCCAGTACGAGGAGGACGGCACCGAGGTCGAACGGATCCGGGTGCTCGCCTCGTACGGCGACCTGGACGCGCTCTCCGATGATGTGCGCACCACGGCGAAGCCGCCGTCGATCCCGCCCATCGAGCACTGCCTGGGCTCCGGCGACGGACCGGCACCCATACCCGGCTCGTCCGCGATCACGGACCGTCTGATGCTGAAGCTGGACCCGGCGACCTGCGGGTGGGCCGTGGGCGCGCCGTCCGGCAAGGGCGAGATGCGGGCGTGGTTCGGACTCTCCGACGGCCGCGACGCCGATCCGCTCTCGCTGCTGCTGACGGTGGACGCGCTGCCGCCGACCGCGTTCGAACTCGGCATCAAGGGCTGGGTGCCCACGGTCGAACTGACCGCCCACGTCAGGTGCCGCCCGGCGCCGGGCCCGCTGCGGGTGTCGATCGTCACGCGCAACCTCGCCGGGGGCTTCCTGGAGGAGGACGCGGAGGTCTGGGACAGCGCGGACCGCCTGGTGGCTCAGTCCCGGCAACTGGCGCTGGCGCCGCGGGGGTAG
- a CDS encoding trimeric intracellular cation channel family protein, translated as MLHELFNTSVQHALDLVGIFVFAISGALLAVRKNFDVFGIAVFAEVTALGGGLFRDIVIGAVPPAAFTDLGYFITPLIAAALVFFLHPEVERIQAGVNVFDAAGLGLFCVAGTTKAYDYGLGLTASAVLGLATAVGGGVLRDVLANETPSLVRWDRDLYAVPAMVGAAMVALFIRFDVLSTTTGVIAVLTCFVLRLLALRFHWRAPRAWHRRSAAVSTDE; from the coding sequence GTGCTCCATGAACTGTTCAACACCTCCGTCCAGCACGCGCTCGACCTCGTGGGGATCTTCGTCTTCGCGATCTCGGGTGCGCTGCTCGCCGTCCGGAAGAACTTCGACGTCTTCGGGATCGCGGTGTTCGCCGAGGTCACGGCGCTGGGCGGCGGGCTGTTCCGCGACATCGTGATCGGCGCGGTGCCGCCCGCCGCCTTCACCGACCTCGGGTACTTCATCACCCCGCTGATCGCGGCGGCGCTGGTCTTCTTCCTCCATCCGGAGGTCGAACGGATCCAGGCCGGGGTGAACGTCTTCGATGCGGCCGGGCTCGGGCTCTTCTGTGTGGCGGGCACCACCAAGGCGTACGACTACGGGCTCGGCCTCACCGCCTCCGCCGTGCTGGGCCTCGCCACGGCGGTGGGCGGCGGTGTGCTGCGCGACGTACTGGCCAACGAGACGCCGTCGCTGGTGCGCTGGGACCGCGACCTGTACGCCGTGCCGGCGATGGTGGGGGCCGCGATGGTGGCCCTCTTCATCCGGTTCGACGTGCTGAGCACCACCACGGGCGTCATCGCGGTGCTCACCTGCTTCGTGCTGCGGCTGCTCGCGCTGCGCTTCCACTGGCGGGCCCCGCGGGCCTGGCACCGGCGTTCGGCGGCCGTCTCTACCGACGAGTAA
- a CDS encoding M1 family metallopeptidase, translating into MALSRSARLAALATATAALCVIAAAPAPSPGSAGIGDPYFPQLGNGGFDALHYGLDVAYNPDTGRLDGRTTVTARATQNLSSFDLDLQKLTVASVEVNGRPARFTRSGDEIRITPSGALRKGRTFTVRVVYGGVPQALSGPIVFGSDYGWMKTKDGVFVACEPNAASTWFPSSDHPSDKAAFDITIKAPKGLTGVSNGRLLSTRTQGASTVSHWRESRQMATYLATASIGKFDVRTGRTPAGTPIYVAIDPVLANSNAVDVYAVTAEVTDYWSKLFGPYPFEETGAVVDDMPQADFSLETQSKPSYSAVRDESTIVHELAHQWFGDSVSVKQWKDIWLNEGFATYAQWLWDEHQGKRSAHDAFLAEYNATPASSGFWRTKVADPQRDTMFASAVYDRGAMTLQALRDRIGDKAFFRLLPAWTKAHRYGNADTGQFTALAEKISGQRLGGFFDAWLRTSGKPEL; encoded by the coding sequence TTGGCGCTCTCCCGTTCGGCACGTCTGGCCGCACTCGCCACCGCGACGGCCGCCCTCTGTGTCATCGCCGCCGCTCCGGCACCCTCACCCGGTTCGGCCGGAATCGGCGACCCCTACTTCCCACAGCTGGGCAACGGCGGCTTCGACGCCCTGCACTACGGCCTCGATGTCGCGTACAACCCGGACACCGGCCGGCTCGACGGCCGTACGACGGTCACGGCGCGGGCCACCCAGAACCTCTCCTCCTTCGACCTGGACCTCCAGAAGCTGACGGTCGCATCGGTCGAGGTGAACGGCAGACCCGCCCGCTTCACCCGCTCCGGCGACGAGATACGCATCACCCCGTCCGGCGCGCTGCGCAAGGGCCGCACCTTCACCGTGCGGGTCGTCTACGGCGGTGTGCCGCAGGCGCTCAGCGGCCCGATCGTCTTCGGGTCCGACTACGGCTGGATGAAGACCAAGGACGGTGTCTTCGTCGCCTGTGAGCCCAACGCCGCCTCCACCTGGTTCCCTTCGAGCGACCACCCCTCCGACAAGGCCGCCTTCGACATCACCATCAAGGCGCCCAAGGGGCTGACCGGGGTCTCCAACGGGCGGCTGCTCTCCACCCGTACCCAGGGCGCGTCGACCGTCTCGCACTGGCGCGAGTCGCGGCAGATGGCCACCTACCTCGCCACCGCCTCGATCGGCAAGTTCGACGTCAGGACCGGCAGGACACCCGCCGGCACGCCGATCTACGTGGCCATCGACCCGGTGCTCGCCAACAGCAACGCCGTCGACGTGTACGCCGTGACGGCCGAGGTCACCGACTACTGGTCGAAGCTCTTCGGGCCCTATCCGTTCGAGGAGACGGGCGCGGTGGTCGACGACATGCCGCAGGCGGACTTCTCGCTGGAGACCCAGTCCAAGCCGAGCTACTCCGCCGTACGCGACGAGTCGACGATCGTGCACGAGCTGGCCCACCAGTGGTTCGGCGACTCCGTCTCGGTGAAGCAGTGGAAGGACATCTGGCTGAACGAGGGCTTCGCCACGTACGCCCAGTGGCTCTGGGACGAACACCAGGGCAAGCGCTCGGCCCACGACGCCTTCCTCGCCGAGTACAACGCGACGCCCGCGAGCTCCGGTTTCTGGCGGACGAAGGTCGCCGACCCGCAGCGCGACACGATGTTCGCGTCGGCCGTCTACGACCGGGGAGCGATGACGCTCCAGGCGCTGCGCGACCGGATCGGGGACAAGGCGTTCTTCCGGTTGCTCCCGGCCTGGACGAAGGCGCACCGCTACGGCAACGCCGACACCGGGCAGTTCACCGCCCTCGCCGAGAAGATCTCCGGGCAGCGGCTCGGCGGATTCTTCGACGCGTGGCTGCGCACTTCGGGCAAACCGGAGTTGTAG
- a CDS encoding N-acetylmuramoyl-L-alanine amidase codes for MEGTGGDRDRHVGRRTLLIGGLGAAAGAAALGRGVWDHLSGGGKPHENGAVDFAGAQWAAASPANYRPADRPHDYAIDRVVIHTVQGSYAMALRVFADPAHAAAAHYVVRRDGKLAQTVRELDVAFHAGNRAYNERSIGIEHEGFVDRASSFTDAMYRSSARLTADICTRYGIPVDRQHIIGHVEVPGADHTDPGPYWDWAWYVRLVRKARERSGT; via the coding sequence ATGGAAGGTACGGGCGGCGACAGGGACCGGCACGTGGGCAGGCGGACCCTGCTGATCGGCGGGCTGGGCGCCGCGGCGGGTGCGGCGGCGTTGGGCAGGGGTGTGTGGGACCACCTGTCCGGCGGCGGGAAGCCGCACGAGAACGGGGCAGTGGATTTCGCCGGGGCCCAGTGGGCCGCGGCCTCCCCGGCCAACTACCGGCCGGCCGACCGGCCCCATGACTATGCGATCGACCGGGTCGTCATCCATACCGTCCAGGGCAGTTACGCGATGGCGCTCAGGGTCTTCGCCGACCCGGCCCACGCGGCCGCCGCGCACTATGTCGTGCGACGGGACGGAAAGCTGGCGCAGACGGTCCGGGAGCTGGACGTGGCGTTCCACGCGGGCAACCGCGCCTACAACGAACGCAGCATCGGGATAGAGCACGAGGGGTTCGTGGACCGGGCATCGTCGTTCACGGACGCCATGTACCGGTCGTCCGCGCGGCTGACCGCGGACATCTGCACGCGGTACGGGATACCCGTGGACCGGCAGCACATCATCGGGCACGTGGAGGTCCCGGGGGCCGACCACACGGACCCGGGGCCCTACTGGGACTGGGCCTGGTACGTACGGCTGGTGCGAAAGGCGCGGGAGCGGTCCGGAACGTAA
- a CDS encoding DUF4190 domain-containing protein codes for MELTASARTRIRTGTRDADGMAVASFVLGLLGLLVLNLVLGPIAIVLAGLALWRGTARRGRALLGLALGVADLVVLATVFTSSGAVIWNFGG; via the coding sequence ATGGAACTCACCGCATCAGCCCGCACCCGCATCCGGACCGGCACCCGGGACGCCGACGGCATGGCCGTCGCCTCGTTCGTGCTCGGTCTGCTGGGCCTGCTCGTCCTGAATCTCGTCCTCGGCCCCATAGCCATCGTGCTGGCCGGCCTCGCGCTCTGGCGCGGAACGGCCCGCCGCGGCCGTGCCCTCCTCGGCCTCGCACTCGGCGTGGCCGACCTGGTGGTCCTGGCCACCGTCTTCACTTCGAGCGGCGCCGTGATCTGGAACTTCGGCGGCTGA
- a CDS encoding DUF427 domain-containing protein, whose amino-acid sequence MTTGHRITIEQGTEHVRVVREGRVLAESRRPLLLHETGLPVRYYLPPEDVHTELLTPSDTHTHCPFKGDASYWSLPEAADLVWAYPEPLAQVAQIKDHFCFYDTEVV is encoded by the coding sequence ATGACGACTGGACATCGCATCACCATCGAGCAAGGTACCGAGCATGTACGGGTGGTCCGCGAGGGCCGGGTCCTGGCGGAGAGCCGTCGGCCCCTGCTGCTGCACGAGACAGGGCTCCCGGTGCGCTACTACCTCCCGCCGGAGGACGTGCACACCGAGCTGCTGACCCCCTCGGACACGCACACCCACTGTCCCTTCAAGGGCGACGCGTCCTACTGGTCGCTGCCCGAAGCAGCCGATCTTGTCTGGGCGTACCCGGAGCCGCTGGCCCAAGTCGCCCAGATCAAGGATCACTTCTGCTTCTACGACACCGAAGTGGTCTGA
- a CDS encoding TIGR00730 family Rossman fold protein: protein MNICVFLSAADLDERYTRPAREFAELLGRGGHTLVWGGSESGLMKVVADAVQETGGRLVGVSVDFLAAKARTDADEMVIASDLAERKALLLAKSDAVVIMVGGTGTLDEATEILELKKHGKTAKPVVLLNTAGFYDGLKQQFQRMEDEGFLPVPLTDLVLFAEDGVAALAYLEESQGVQ, encoded by the coding sequence ATGAATATCTGTGTCTTCCTCTCCGCCGCCGATCTCGACGAGCGCTACACCCGTCCCGCCCGTGAATTCGCCGAACTGCTCGGCAGGGGAGGCCACACCCTGGTCTGGGGTGGCTCGGAGAGCGGACTGATGAAGGTGGTGGCCGACGCCGTACAGGAGACCGGCGGACGGCTCGTCGGGGTGTCGGTGGACTTCCTCGCGGCCAAGGCCCGTACCGACGCGGACGAAATGGTGATTGCCTCCGATCTGGCCGAACGCAAGGCGCTGCTGCTCGCCAAGTCCGACGCGGTTGTGATCATGGTGGGCGGCACCGGCACGCTCGACGAGGCCACCGAGATCCTTGAGCTGAAGAAGCACGGGAAGACCGCGAAGCCGGTGGTGCTGCTGAACACGGCCGGCTTCTACGACGGTCTGAAGCAGCAGTTCCAGCGGATGGAGGATGAGGGGTTCCTGCCCGTTCCCCTCACTGACCTGGTCTTGTTCGCCGAGGACGGGGTGGCCGCGCTGGCGTACCTGGAGGAGTCGCAGGGCGTCCAGTAG
- a CDS encoding SDR family oxidoreductase, with amino-acid sequence MGPMATHVITGAGSGIGAAVARRLHERGDHLVIVARDTGRAKELAGRFPGAETLVADLANPDRISWALGKQTMPEQVDSLLHIAGIVDLSPVAELRPPTWHQQLNTNLIAPAELTRLMLPQLRAVRGQVVFVNSGAGLNAHAEWGAYAAAKHGLKALADALRQEEHANGVRVTSVYPGRTASPMQAKIHSQEGKEYRPEGLIDPESVATTILTSLDLPRDAEINDVTVRAGS; translated from the coding sequence ATGGGGCCCATGGCTACACATGTGATCACTGGTGCTGGTTCCGGCATCGGCGCGGCCGTCGCGCGCCGCCTCCATGAGCGCGGCGACCACCTCGTCATCGTGGCGCGCGACACGGGGCGCGCCAAGGAACTGGCGGGACGCTTCCCCGGCGCGGAAACGCTCGTCGCCGACCTGGCGAATCCCGACCGCATCTCCTGGGCGCTCGGCAAGCAGACGATGCCGGAGCAGGTCGACTCGCTGCTGCACATCGCGGGCATCGTCGACCTCTCTCCCGTCGCGGAACTGCGCCCCCCGACCTGGCACCAGCAGCTCAACACCAACCTCATCGCGCCGGCCGAGCTGACCCGGCTGATGCTGCCCCAACTGCGCGCCGTCCGCGGCCAGGTCGTCTTCGTCAACTCCGGCGCCGGCCTCAACGCCCATGCGGAGTGGGGCGCTTACGCCGCCGCCAAGCACGGCCTGAAGGCCCTGGCCGACGCCCTGCGCCAGGAGGAGCACGCGAACGGTGTCCGGGTCACGTCCGTCTACCCGGGCCGCACGGCGAGTCCCATGCAAGCCAAGATCCACTCGCAGGAGGGCAAGGAGTACCGGCCGGAAGGCCTGATCGACCCCGAGTCGGTCGCCACGACCATCCTGACGTCCCTGGACCTCCCGCGCGACGCGGAGATCAACGACGTGACGGTCCGGGCGGGAAGCTGA
- a CDS encoding cysteine desulfurase family protein yields MAYLDHAATTPMLPEAVEAMTAQLTVTGNASSLHAAGRRARRTVEEAREALAESLGARPSEVVFTAGGTEADNLAVKGLFWARRDADPRRNRVLVSPVEHHAVLDAVDWLGEHEGATVEYLPVDGYGRVRPESLREAIERNPSDVALATVMWANNEIGTVMPVRELADVAADFDIPLHADAVQAYGQLPLDFAASGLAAMTVSGHKIGGPYGIGALLLGREYTPVPVLHGGGQERHVRSGTLDAPAIASFAVAGTLAAERREVFAREIGALRDGLIAAVRSAVPTAILGGDPSDRLPANAHFTFPGCEGDSLLLLLDAQGIACSTGSACTAGVAQPSHVLLATGTDPDLARGTLRFSLGHTSTEADVAAVAEAIGPAVERARSAGLS; encoded by the coding sequence ATGGCTTACCTCGACCACGCTGCGACCACTCCCATGCTTCCGGAGGCGGTCGAGGCGATGACCGCCCAGCTCACCGTCACCGGCAACGCCTCATCGCTGCACGCCGCCGGGCGACGGGCCCGGCGTACCGTCGAGGAAGCCCGGGAGGCTCTCGCGGAGTCGCTCGGCGCGCGCCCCAGCGAGGTGGTCTTCACCGCGGGCGGCACCGAGGCCGACAACCTCGCGGTCAAGGGTCTCTTCTGGGCTCGTCGTGACGCCGATCCGCGCAGGAACCGGGTGCTGGTGAGCCCGGTCGAGCACCACGCCGTCCTGGACGCCGTCGACTGGCTGGGCGAGCACGAGGGCGCGACGGTCGAGTACCTCCCGGTCGACGGCTACGGCCGGGTGCGCCCCGAATCCCTCCGCGAGGCGATCGAACGGAACCCGTCCGATGTCGCGCTCGCCACCGTGATGTGGGCCAACAACGAGATCGGCACGGTCATGCCGGTCCGTGAACTGGCCGATGTGGCAGCCGACTTCGACATTCCGCTGCACGCCGACGCGGTGCAGGCGTACGGCCAGCTCCCGCTGGACTTCGCCGCGTCCGGCCTGGCCGCGATGACGGTGTCGGGCCACAAGATCGGCGGCCCCTACGGCATCGGCGCCCTGCTGCTCGGCCGTGAGTACACACCGGTGCCTGTTCTGCACGGCGGGGGCCAGGAGCGCCACGTACGCTCCGGGACGCTGGACGCCCCGGCCATAGCCTCCTTCGCCGTGGCGGGAACGCTGGCCGCCGAACGGCGCGAGGTCTTCGCCCGCGAGATCGGCGCGCTGCGCGACGGACTGATCGCCGCGGTACGGTCCGCGGTCCCCACGGCGATCCTGGGCGGCGACCCGTCGGACCGCCTGCCCGCCAACGCCCACTTCACCTTCCCCGGCTGCGAGGGTGACTCGCTGCTGCTGCTCCTGGACGCCCAGGGCATCGCCTGCTCCACCGGCTCGGCCTGCACGGCGGGCGTGGCGCAGCCCAGCCACGTACTCCTGGCCACGGGTACGGACCCCGATCTCGCCCGCGGCACCCTGCGGTTCTCCCTCGGGCACACCTCGACCGAGGCGGATGTGGCGGCGGTGGCGGAGGCGATCGGCCCGGCGGTGGAGCGGGCCCGGTCGGCCGGACTGAGCTGA
- a CDS encoding dipeptide ABC transporter ATP-binding protein has protein sequence MTDQKKKAEKKKAPQTPGASEAPKVPQQASKGSAAASAKDTGAEPLLRVTDLVKHFPITKGLLKRKVGAVQAVDGLSFDVYPGETLGVVGESGCGKSTMGRLITRLLEPTGGKVEFEGRDITHLSTGQMRPMRRDVQMIFQDPYGSLNPRHTIGGIVGTPFRLQGVEPEGGVKKEVQGLLELVGLSPEHYNRYPHEFSGGQRQRIGIARALALRPKLVVADEPVSALDVSIQAQVVNLLDDLQSELGLTYVIIAHDLSVIRHVSDRIAVMYLGKIVELADRKSLYESPMHPYTKALLSAVPVPDPRRKGTRSDRIRLEGDVPSPISPPAGCRFHTRCWKATEICGVQEPPLLQLRTGHQVACHHPENAPDQVPGEERLPQAREAAELVSVAKPEPADQSAAKPAEDAAAEKPSAKGGPAKGASAKDSPAKDSPAKDSSAKDGSAEDGSVEGATAENTAVEDTAAGDTAVDPEAEAGPDAK, from the coding sequence GTGACTGATCAGAAGAAGAAGGCGGAGAAGAAGAAGGCTCCGCAGACTCCCGGGGCTTCCGAGGCACCGAAGGTTCCGCAGCAGGCGTCCAAGGGTTCCGCGGCGGCTTCCGCCAAGGACACCGGGGCGGAGCCGCTGCTGAGGGTCACCGACCTGGTCAAGCACTTCCCGATCACCAAGGGATTGCTCAAGCGCAAGGTGGGCGCGGTCCAGGCCGTGGACGGGCTGTCGTTCGACGTGTATCCGGGGGAGACCCTGGGCGTCGTCGGCGAGTCGGGCTGCGGCAAGTCGACCATGGGCCGGCTGATCACGCGGCTGCTCGAACCGACCGGTGGCAAGGTCGAGTTCGAGGGCCGGGACATCACGCATCTGTCCACCGGGCAGATGCGGCCGATGCGCCGCGACGTCCAGATGATCTTCCAGGACCCGTACGGCTCGCTGAACCCCCGGCACACCATCGGCGGGATCGTCGGCACCCCCTTCCGGCTCCAGGGCGTCGAGCCCGAGGGCGGCGTGAAGAAGGAGGTCCAGGGCCTGCTGGAGCTGGTGGGCCTCAGCCCCGAGCACTACAACCGGTACCCGCACGAGTTCTCCGGCGGCCAGCGCCAGCGCATCGGTATCGCCCGCGCGCTCGCGCTGCGGCCCAAGCTCGTCGTCGCGGACGAGCCGGTCTCGGCGCTGGACGTGTCGATCCAGGCGCAGGTGGTGAACCTGCTGGACGACCTCCAGAGCGAGCTCGGTCTGACCTATGTGATCATCGCGCACGACCTCTCCGTCATCCGCCATGTCTCGGACCGGATCGCGGTGATGTACCTCGGGAAGATCGTCGAGCTGGCGGACCGCAAGTCGCTGTACGAGTCGCCGATGCACCCGTACACCAAGGCGCTGCTCTCGGCGGTGCCGGTGCCCGACCCGCGGCGCAAGGGGACCAGGAGCGACCGGATCCGGCTGGAGGGCGATGTCCCTTCACCGATCTCGCCGCCGGCCGGCTGCCGGTTCCACACCCGGTGCTGGAAGGCGACGGAGATCTGCGGGGTGCAGGAGCCGCCGCTGCTGCAGCTGCGGACCGGGCACCAGGTGGCCTGCCACCACCCGGAGAACGCACCCGACCAGGTGCCGGGCGAGGAGCGGCTGCCGCAGGCGCGGGAGGCGGCCGAGCTGGTTTCGGTCGCGAAGCCCGAGCCGGCCGACCAGTCCGCGGCGAAGCCGGCCGAGGACGCGGCGGCGGAGAAGCCGTCGGCGAAGGGCGGTCCGGCGAAGGGCGCTTCAGCCAAGGACAGTCCGGCGAAGGACAGTCCGGCCAAGGACAGTTCAGCGAAGGACGGTTCAGCCGAGGACGGTTCGGTCGAAGGCGCCACGGCGGAGAACACCGCGGTGGAGGACACCGCGGCGGGTGACACCGCGGTGGATCCGGAGGCCGAGGCCGGGCCCGACGCGAAGTAG
- a CDS encoding TetR family transcriptional regulator: MSHTAGIRQAQKQKTRQALLDAALGLLEEQSLSSLGLREVTRAVGVAPTAFYRHFRDTADLGVSLVEETLGSLHGLIAATLADTGDSEVRIGTTVDLIAALVHTHPAHVRFIARERHGGVQPVRAAIAEQLRLFTREVAAAFAGEPRSEGWSEDDLLMLAGVYVDHMVMTASVLLEAAEDGPQASERARDMARRQMRLVSLGRLHWLD, encoded by the coding sequence ATGAGTCACACCGCGGGCATCCGTCAGGCCCAGAAGCAGAAGACCCGCCAGGCCCTCCTGGACGCGGCACTCGGGCTGCTGGAGGAGCAGAGCCTGTCCAGCCTCGGCCTGCGCGAGGTGACGCGCGCGGTGGGCGTCGCGCCGACGGCCTTCTACCGGCACTTCCGGGACACCGCCGACCTCGGGGTCTCACTCGTCGAGGAGACCCTCGGCTCGCTGCACGGGCTGATCGCCGCGACGCTCGCGGACACCGGCGACAGCGAGGTGCGGATCGGCACCACGGTGGACCTGATCGCCGCCCTGGTCCACACACACCCCGCACATGTCCGGTTCATCGCCCGCGAACGGCACGGGGGCGTCCAGCCGGTGCGTGCGGCGATAGCGGAGCAACTGCGGCTGTTCACGCGGGAGGTGGCCGCCGCGTTCGCGGGCGAGCCGCGGTCCGAGGGCTGGAGCGAGGACGACCTGCTGATGCTGGCGGGCGTCTATGTGGATCACATGGTGATGACCGCGTCGGTCCTGCTGGAGGCGGCGGAGGACGGCCCGCAGGCCTCGGAGCGGGCGCGGGACATGGCCCGGCGCCAGATGCGGCTGGTCAGCCTCGGCCGGCTGCACTGGCTCGACTGA
- a CDS encoding outer membrane protein assembly factor BamB family protein translates to MKDRLDGWTWNSGGSDTEADSGPPSRGQYAVPRIRRTPAESARASAAWIHARWIKLVTVVTVLALATGGWQTYKYLTRYHEQISGTHGSFPSALGTAAPERPDRVLPSGSGAPVGVVGGLVLHERDNGIAADNVRTDRTYWHYGREKTALISESVVSGAVVLWYEDGLAVSVDLHSGKPRWHTKVAGKVRDSGDRVWPSANTVIINQRDRLIGLSGRSGKQLWSIAPPKGCRGWDHRPPLDLSGTEAFDATDCSGSLDGLYGVDPASGRSRWHLQDPYLDYGRLGDHTLVTLTPVGSLVTVDVSGARPRTHSAFLAHHLDLRAISDGMVILSSADDTSFTARQVSNDSSSKALWTVKADKGSELGLPRTADNRVYIPQYQPSAKAKQKKTHGSAQLLVLDARTGHELHRTELPDSLYGNPDDLDVGMMAVLGAKYGVVRVGLSGFLVSPEDQVTLAE, encoded by the coding sequence ATGAAGGACCGGCTGGACGGCTGGACATGGAATTCCGGCGGCAGTGACACGGAGGCCGATTCGGGGCCCCCTTCGAGGGGTCAGTACGCCGTTCCGCGGATACGGCGGACTCCGGCCGAGTCGGCGCGCGCCTCGGCTGCCTGGATTCATGCCAGATGGATCAAGCTGGTCACCGTCGTGACCGTGCTGGCCCTCGCGACCGGTGGCTGGCAGACATACAAGTACCTCACCCGCTACCACGAGCAAATCAGCGGCACGCACGGCTCCTTCCCCAGCGCACTCGGCACCGCCGCACCCGAGCGGCCGGACCGCGTACTGCCGAGTGGTTCCGGCGCCCCGGTGGGTGTCGTCGGCGGCCTGGTTCTGCACGAGCGGGACAACGGCATAGCGGCGGACAACGTCCGTACCGACCGGACCTACTGGCATTACGGGCGCGAGAAGACCGCTCTGATTTCGGAGTCCGTCGTCAGCGGCGCCGTCGTCCTCTGGTACGAGGACGGACTCGCGGTCTCGGTGGACCTGCACAGCGGCAAGCCCCGCTGGCACACGAAGGTGGCAGGGAAGGTGCGGGATTCCGGAGACAGAGTCTGGCCGTCCGCGAACACCGTGATCATCAACCAGCGGGACCGGTTGATCGGCCTGTCCGGTCGCAGCGGAAAGCAACTCTGGTCCATCGCACCGCCCAAGGGATGCAGGGGATGGGACCATCGGCCACCGCTGGATCTGTCGGGGACCGAGGCATTCGACGCCACCGACTGCTCCGGATCGCTGGACGGGCTGTACGGAGTGGATCCGGCCAGCGGCCGGTCCCGCTGGCACCTCCAGGATCCGTATCTCGACTACGGACGTCTCGGGGACCACACCCTGGTCACCCTGACGCCTGTCGGCTCCCTGGTCACGGTGGATGTGTCGGGGGCGCGGCCCCGGACCCACTCGGCCTTCCTCGCGCACCACCTGGATCTGCGCGCCATAAGTGACGGCATGGTCATTCTCAGCTCCGCCGACGACACCTCATTCACCGCACGGCAGGTGAGCAACGACAGCAGCAGCAAGGCTCTCTGGACCGTGAAGGCGGACAAGGGGAGCGAACTGGGGCTCCCCCGGACGGCCGACAACCGGGTGTACATACCGCAGTACCAGCCATCGGCGAAGGCGAAGCAGAAGAAGACTCATGGTTCGGCGCAACTGCTCGTCCTGGACGCACGGACCGGTCACGAGCTGCACCGAACCGAGCTGCCCGATTCCCTCTACGGGAATCCGGACGACCTCGATGTGGGCATGATGGCCGTCCTCGGAGCGAAGTACGGCGTGGTCAGGGTCGGCTTGAGCGGCTTCCTGGTCTCTCCCGAGGACCAGGTCACCCTGGCGGAATAG